The Burkholderia pyrrocinia genome includes a window with the following:
- a CDS encoding RidA family protein has protein sequence MRDRKAIVPAGMEAVYEKIGYAPGLKVGDTLYVSGQIGRDAAMQLVEGREAQIVQAFENLRLVLEAAGASFDDVVDLTTFHTDMRDLPLFMQVRDRYLDAHPKPAWTAVGAHMLGGAPGYIVEIKAVAVLPE, from the coding sequence ATGCGTGATCGCAAAGCCATCGTTCCGGCGGGAATGGAAGCGGTGTACGAAAAAATCGGCTACGCGCCGGGCCTGAAGGTCGGCGATACGCTGTACGTATCCGGCCAGATCGGCCGCGACGCGGCGATGCAACTCGTCGAAGGCCGCGAAGCGCAGATCGTGCAGGCGTTCGAGAACCTCAGGCTCGTGCTGGAGGCCGCCGGCGCATCGTTCGACGACGTGGTCGACCTGACGACGTTCCATACCGACATGCGCGACCTGCCGCTGTTCATGCAGGTTCGCGACCGCTACCTCGATGCGCACCCGAAGCCGGCGTGGACGGCGGTCGGTGCGCACATGCTCGGCGGCGCGCCCGGTTATATCGTCGAGATCAAGGCGGTGGCGGTGTTGCCGGAATGA
- the benB gene encoding benzoate 1,2-dioxygenase small subunit — protein sequence MNFDYRTVCAALYREARLLDDRQWDEWLTCYAEDVTYWMPAWDDDDRPTDDHQSEISLMYYPDRGGLEDRVFRIKTERSGASTPEPRTSHNVTNVEVLAERGDEVDVRYNFHTLNHRYRVTDHFFGTMFVTLRKAGDGLLISYKKIVLKNDYIRQVLDVYHV from the coding sequence ATGAACTTCGATTACCGGACTGTCTGCGCGGCGCTGTATCGCGAAGCGCGCCTGCTCGACGATCGCCAGTGGGACGAGTGGCTGACCTGCTACGCGGAAGACGTCACGTACTGGATGCCCGCATGGGACGACGACGATCGGCCGACCGACGACCACCAGAGCGAGATCTCGCTGATGTATTACCCGGACCGCGGCGGCCTCGAGGATCGCGTGTTCCGGATCAAGACCGAGCGCAGCGGCGCGTCGACGCCCGAGCCGCGTACCAGTCACAACGTGACGAACGTCGAGGTGCTGGCCGAACGCGGCGACGAGGTGGACGTGCGCTACAACTTTCACACGTTGAACCACCGCTACCGCGTGACCGACCACTTCTTCGGCACGATGTTCGTCACGTTGCGCAAGGCGGGCGACGGGCTGCTGATCTCGTACAAGAAGATCGTGCTGAAGAACGACTACATCCGGCAGGTGCTCGACGTCTATCACGTCTGA
- the benC gene encoding benzoate 1,2-dioxygenase electron transfer component BenC, producing the protein MSSYKIALNFEDGVTRFIDCKAGEKVLDAAFRAKINLPMDCSDGVCGTCKCRAESGSYDLGDDYIDDALTEDEKDGGLVLTCQMVPQSDCVIAVPTSSVACKTGQSGFAATVTKVEQHNDAAVVLELDVGAAAPVFLPGQYVNIDVPASGQHRSYSFSSAPADVKVSFLIKKIPGGVMSTWLESAQPGDKLELHGPLGSFYLRDVQRPLLLLAGGTGLAPFLSMLEVLARTGSQQKVHLIYGVTRDLDLVLVDAIEAYAAKLPNFSFATVVADAGSGHPRKGWVTQHIPADALNDGDVDVYLCGPPPMVDAVRKYFDDEGVKPNSFHYEKFTPNVTAKAA; encoded by the coding sequence ATGTCCAGCTACAAGATTGCACTGAATTTCGAGGACGGGGTGACCCGCTTCATCGACTGCAAGGCCGGCGAGAAAGTCCTCGACGCGGCTTTCCGCGCGAAGATCAACCTGCCGATGGACTGTTCCGACGGCGTATGCGGCACCTGCAAGTGCCGCGCCGAAAGCGGCAGCTACGACCTCGGCGACGACTACATCGACGACGCGCTCACCGAAGACGAAAAGGACGGCGGCCTCGTGCTGACCTGCCAGATGGTGCCGCAAAGCGATTGCGTGATTGCGGTGCCGACGTCGTCGGTCGCATGCAAGACCGGGCAAAGCGGCTTTGCCGCGACGGTCACGAAGGTGGAACAGCACAACGATGCGGCCGTCGTGCTCGAACTCGACGTCGGCGCGGCCGCACCCGTGTTCCTGCCGGGCCAGTACGTGAACATCGACGTGCCCGCGAGCGGCCAGCACCGTTCCTATTCGTTCTCGTCGGCACCGGCCGACGTGAAGGTCAGCTTCCTGATCAAGAAGATTCCCGGCGGCGTGATGAGCACGTGGCTCGAATCGGCGCAGCCCGGCGACAAGCTGGAGCTGCACGGGCCGCTCGGCAGCTTCTACCTGCGCGACGTGCAGCGTCCGCTGCTGCTCCTCGCGGGCGGCACGGGCCTCGCGCCGTTCCTGTCGATGCTCGAGGTGCTGGCGCGTACCGGTTCGCAGCAGAAGGTGCACCTGATCTACGGCGTGACGCGCGATCTCGACCTGGTGCTGGTCGACGCGATCGAAGCGTATGCGGCGAAACTGCCGAACTTCAGCTTTGCGACCGTCGTCGCGGACGCCGGGTCGGGCCATCCGCGCAAGGGCTGGGTCACGCAGCACATTCCGGCCGATGCGCTGAACGACGGCGACGTCGACGTGTATCTGTGCGGGCCGCCGCCGATGGTTGACGCGGTGCGCAAGTACTTCGACGACGAAGGCGTGAAGCCCAACAGCTTCCACTACGAGAAGTTCACCCCCAACGTCACGGCAAAGGCGGCATGA
- the catA gene encoding catechol 1,2-dioxygenase: MSVKVFDTNEVQDLLKAASNAGGNGGNARVQQIVQRLLGDLFKAIDDLDITPDEVWAGVNYLNKLGQDGEAALLAAGLGLEKYLDIRMDAEDKAVGLDGGTPRTIEGPLYVAGAPVRDGVSKIDLDADEGAGPLVIHGTVTGLDGKPVAGAVVECWHANSKGFYSHFDPTGAQTDFNLRGAVKTGADGKYEFRTLMPVGYGCPPQGATQQLLNGLGRHGNRPAHVHFFVDSHDHRKLTTQFNIAGDPLIWDDFAYATREELIPPVVARTGGTALGMKADAYQDIEFNFVLTPLVQGKDNQIVHRLRAAATA; the protein is encoded by the coding sequence ATGAGCGTCAAAGTTTTCGATACCAACGAAGTGCAGGATCTGCTGAAGGCCGCATCGAACGCGGGCGGGAACGGCGGCAACGCGCGTGTGCAGCAGATCGTCCAGCGACTGCTCGGTGACCTGTTCAAGGCGATCGACGATCTCGACATCACGCCCGACGAAGTGTGGGCCGGCGTCAACTACCTGAACAAGCTCGGCCAGGATGGCGAAGCAGCGCTGCTCGCGGCCGGCCTCGGCCTCGAGAAGTATCTCGACATCCGGATGGACGCCGAGGACAAGGCGGTCGGCCTCGACGGCGGCACGCCGCGCACGATCGAAGGGCCGCTGTATGTGGCGGGCGCGCCGGTGCGCGACGGCGTATCGAAGATCGACCTCGACGCGGACGAAGGCGCGGGCCCGCTCGTGATCCACGGCACGGTGACCGGGCTCGACGGCAAGCCGGTCGCGGGCGCGGTGGTCGAATGCTGGCACGCGAACTCGAAAGGCTTCTATTCGCACTTCGACCCGACCGGCGCACAGACCGATTTCAACCTGCGCGGCGCGGTGAAGACGGGCGCGGACGGCAAGTACGAATTCCGCACGCTGATGCCGGTCGGTTATGGCTGCCCGCCGCAGGGCGCGACCCAGCAGTTGCTGAACGGCCTCGGCCGCCACGGCAACCGTCCGGCGCACGTGCACTTCTTCGTCGACAGCCACGACCACCGCAAGCTGACGACGCAGTTCAACATCGCTGGCGATCCGCTGATCTGGGATGACTTCGCGTACGCGACGCGCGAGGAACTGATCCCGCCGGTGGTCGCCAGGACCGGCGGCACGGCGCTCGGCATGAAGGCCGATGCGTACCAGGACATCGAGTTCAACTTCGTGCTGACGCCGCTGGTACAGGGCAAGGACAACCAGATCGTCCACCGCCTGCGCGCAGCCGCGACGGCCTAA
- the benD gene encoding benzoate diol dehydrogenase BenD — MTMQRFSGKVVVVTGAAQGIGRGVALRAAAEGGKVLFVDRADFVAEVAAEAPQGETAGFVADLETYDGAHAAIACAVRTFGGIDILINGVGGAIRMRPFAEFEPAQIDAEIRRSLMPTLYTCHAVLPHLLARGGGTIVNISSNATRGIRRVPYSAAKGGVNALTAALAMEYAEHNIRVVATAPGGTSAPPRRVPRNAAGDSEQEQAWMGEAVRQVTDSTFFKRYGSLDEQIAPILFLASDEASYITGTVLPVAGGDTG; from the coding sequence ATGACCATGCAACGATTCTCCGGCAAGGTCGTCGTCGTCACCGGCGCGGCGCAGGGCATCGGCCGCGGCGTCGCGCTGCGCGCGGCGGCCGAGGGCGGCAAGGTGCTGTTCGTCGATCGCGCGGATTTCGTCGCCGAGGTGGCCGCCGAGGCGCCGCAGGGCGAGACGGCCGGATTCGTCGCGGATCTCGAAACCTACGACGGCGCGCACGCGGCGATCGCGTGTGCGGTGCGGACGTTCGGCGGCATCGACATCCTGATCAACGGCGTCGGCGGCGCGATTCGCATGCGTCCGTTCGCCGAATTCGAGCCGGCGCAGATCGATGCGGAAATCCGCCGTTCGCTGATGCCGACGCTCTATACCTGTCACGCGGTGCTGCCGCACCTGCTCGCGCGCGGCGGCGGCACGATCGTCAACATCTCGTCGAATGCGACCCGCGGCATCCGCCGCGTGCCGTATTCGGCGGCGAAGGGCGGCGTCAATGCGCTGACGGCGGCGCTCGCGATGGAATACGCGGAGCACAACATTCGTGTCGTCGCGACCGCGCCGGGCGGCACCAGCGCGCCGCCGCGCCGCGTGCCGCGCAATGCGGCCGGCGACAGCGAGCAGGAACAGGCGTGGATGGGCGAAGCGGTGCGGCAGGTGACCGATTCGACGTTCTTCAAGCGCTACGGCAGCCTCGACGAGCAGATCGCGCCGATCCTGTTCCTCGCGTCCGACGAAGCGAGCTACATCACCGGCACGGTGCTGCCGGTCGCGGGCGGCGATACGGGTTGA
- a CDS encoding Rieske 2Fe-2S domain-containing protein, with the protein MSAMNDQANELDHLLATAVQDDKAAGVFRCRRDIFTNAELYELEMKHIFESNWVYLAHESQIPDNNDYYTTWIGRQPVVITRDKTGELHAVINACAHKGAMLCRRKHGNKGSFTCPFHGWTFSNTGKLLKVKDEKTTEYPVQFNTNGSHDLKKVARFANYRGFLFGSLGADVLPLEDYLGEARVIIDQIVDQAPNGLEVLRGNSSYIYEGNWKMQMENGCDGYHVSTVHWNYAATMGRRKEDGTKAVDANSWSKSVAGVYGFDHGHILLWTQTMNPEVRPVYQHRDEIRARVGDVQADFIVNQTRNLCVYPNVFLMDQFSTQIRVVRPLGVDKTEVTIFCFAPKGESEADRTVRIRQYEDFFNVTGMGTADDLEEFRACQAGYAGITAMWNDLSRGAPLWVDGPDENAKKMGLNPRISGERSEDEGLFVCQHEHWVGVMRDALKKERGEVAA; encoded by the coding sequence ATGTCCGCCATGAACGACCAAGCCAACGAACTGGATCACCTGCTCGCCACCGCCGTGCAGGATGACAAAGCAGCCGGCGTATTCCGCTGCCGCCGCGACATCTTCACCAACGCGGAACTGTACGAGCTCGAGATGAAGCACATCTTCGAGAGCAACTGGGTGTATCTGGCGCACGAAAGCCAGATCCCGGACAACAACGACTACTACACGACGTGGATCGGCCGCCAGCCGGTGGTCATCACGCGCGACAAGACTGGCGAGCTGCACGCGGTCATCAATGCGTGCGCACACAAGGGCGCGATGCTGTGCCGCCGCAAGCACGGCAACAAGGGCAGCTTCACGTGCCCGTTCCACGGCTGGACGTTCTCGAACACCGGCAAGCTGCTGAAGGTGAAGGACGAGAAGACGACCGAGTATCCGGTGCAGTTCAACACGAACGGGTCGCACGACCTGAAGAAGGTCGCGCGCTTCGCGAACTATCGCGGCTTCCTGTTCGGCAGCCTTGGCGCCGACGTGCTGCCGCTCGAGGACTACCTCGGCGAAGCGCGCGTGATCATCGACCAGATCGTCGACCAGGCGCCGAACGGGCTCGAAGTGCTGCGCGGCAACTCGTCCTACATCTACGAAGGCAACTGGAAGATGCAGATGGAGAACGGTTGCGACGGCTACCACGTCAGCACCGTGCACTGGAACTACGCGGCGACGATGGGCCGCCGCAAGGAAGACGGCACCAAGGCGGTCGACGCGAACAGCTGGAGCAAGTCGGTCGCGGGCGTGTACGGGTTCGACCACGGCCACATCCTGCTGTGGACGCAGACGATGAATCCGGAAGTGCGGCCGGTGTACCAGCATCGCGACGAGATCAGGGCGCGCGTCGGCGACGTGCAGGCCGACTTCATCGTCAACCAGACGCGCAACCTGTGCGTGTACCCGAACGTGTTCCTGATGGACCAGTTCAGCACGCAGATTCGCGTCGTGCGGCCGCTCGGCGTCGACAAGACCGAAGTCACGATCTTCTGTTTCGCGCCGAAGGGCGAAAGCGAAGCCGACCGCACGGTCCGCATCCGCCAGTACGAGGACTTCTTCAACGTGACGGGCATGGGCACCGCCGACGATCTCGAGGAGTTCCGCGCGTGCCAGGCCGGTTATGCGGGCATCACGGCGATGTGGAACGACCTGTCGCGCGGCGCGCCGCTGTGGGTCGACGGGCCCGACGAGAACGCGAAGAAGATGGGGCTGAACCCGCGCATTTCGGGCGAGCGCAGCGAGGACGAAGGGCTGTTCGTGTGCCAGCACGAACACTGGGTGGGTGTGATGCGCGATGCGCTGAAGAAGGAACGCGGGGAGGTGGCGGCATGA